One segment of Acidianus sp. HS-5 DNA contains the following:
- a CDS encoding urease accessory UreF family protein has translation MKAVYKNVILKGDLVMAKLAFKEPERADKMLYASKVTKELKEMTVNMGRSLVCLNLCEDEFFDKVRRGESPGTYPVVMARLCKCLKIDEKDCLEGIAYSELSQMVFSAIRLGAIDFVQGQKLMLELSYEDYEEFEPFNPVQDILSKLHENREPKVFMS, from the coding sequence ATTAAGGCTGTATATAAAAACGTAATACTTAAGGGTGACTTAGTTATGGCAAAATTAGCATTTAAAGAACCGGAAAGAGCTGATAAAATGCTGTATGCTTCAAAAGTTACTAAGGAATTAAAAGAAATGACAGTTAACATGGGTAGGTCATTAGTTTGCCTAAATTTATGTGAAGACGAATTCTTTGATAAAGTAAGGAGGGGAGAATCTCCGGGCACTTATCCTGTGGTAATGGCTAGGTTATGCAAGTGTCTAAAAATTGATGAGAAAGATTGTTTAGAAGGAATTGCGTACAGCGAATTATCTCAAATGGTTTTCTCAGCGATTAGGTTGGGTGCAATAGACTTCGTCCAAGGGCAGAAATTAATGCTAGAACTTTCTTATGAAGATTATGAAGAGTTTGAGCCTTTTAATCCTGTTCAAGATATATTATCAAAGCTTCACGAAAATAGGGAACCTAAGGTGTTCATGTCATGA
- the ureG gene encoding urease accessory protein UreG, whose product MTKIGILGPVGSGKTSLIEFLAKEFTKRGFKVGIITNDVVSNADAMRVYEDLVIKEKVIPKENLVGIVTGGCPHTAIREDPSLNLRAIDNLIKKSGELDIILIESGGDNVMSTFSPLLADYTIYVIDTSAGDKYPGKGGLGIMESDLLVINKIDLAPYVNADLNKMKKDAEVVRKGKPTVFISLKTGEGTEELVRVLMEDLKVVGLLGS is encoded by the coding sequence ATGACCAAAATAGGAATTCTAGGACCGGTAGGTTCTGGAAAGACCAGTTTGATAGAATTTTTAGCAAAAGAGTTTACTAAAAGAGGTTTTAAAGTGGGAATAATTACCAACGACGTAGTATCAAATGCAGATGCAATGAGAGTATATGAGGATTTGGTAATTAAAGAGAAGGTAATACCTAAAGAAAACCTTGTAGGAATAGTTACTGGAGGGTGTCCACACACTGCAATAAGGGAAGACCCTTCGCTTAACTTAAGGGCTATAGATAATTTAATTAAAAAATCTGGGGAGCTAGATATAATCCTAATAGAGAGCGGAGGAGATAACGTAATGAGTACGTTTAGCCCTCTTTTAGCTGATTATACAATTTATGTCATTGATACTTCTGCAGGTGATAAGTACCCCGGAAAAGGGGGACTTGGTATTATGGAAAGTGACCTCTTAGTAATCAATAAGATAGACTTAGCCCCTTACGTTAATGCAGATCTTAATAAAATGAAGAAGGATGCAGAAGTTGTAAGGAAAGGTAAGCCAACAGTTTTCATAAGCCTTAAGACGGGAGAAGGTACTGAGGAGTTAGTAAGAGTATTAATGGAGGATTTGAAAGTTGTTGGGCTACTTGGAAGTTAA
- a CDS encoding urease accessory protein UreD encodes MEVNGGIYRKGTLNAYRIGKTIILANPSEVLAHDDEINIKILAKDDEVITDQGYTKILSKSSVRINVEVEGNFSYIPHPILFYNEANAEIRSQFKVDKEALIIEAFTLGREGHGEVYKKGKIKAVTEVYSGGELIIYDVFRVNNDDYISPYIMGNNSLLNIYKVRGKEFDVERKISNSKDIYLEIKKILNYYWW; translated from the coding sequence TTGGAAGTTAACGGCGGAATATACAGGAAAGGAACTTTAAATGCTTATAGAATAGGTAAAACTATAATTTTAGCAAACCCTTCAGAAGTTTTGGCTCACGATGATGAGATAAATATAAAGATTTTAGCTAAAGATGACGAAGTGATAACTGACCAAGGTTATACTAAGATTCTTTCTAAAAGTTCGGTAAGGATTAACGTAGAAGTTGAGGGAAATTTTTCTTACATTCCTCACCCAATACTTTTTTATAATGAGGCTAACGCGGAAATTCGCAGTCAGTTTAAAGTTGATAAAGAGGCTTTAATAATCGAGGCTTTTACTTTAGGTAGAGAAGGACATGGAGAAGTGTATAAAAAGGGGAAAATAAAGGCCGTGACAGAGGTATATTCTGGAGGAGAATTAATAATCTACGACGTTTTTAGGGTAAATAATGACGACTACATAAGTCCTTACATCATGGGTAATAATTCATTATTAAATATATATAAAGTGAGGGGAAAGGAATTTGACGTCGAGAGAAAAATATCCAATTCCAAAGATATTTATCTAGAGATTAAAAAGATTCTGAATTATTATTGGTGGTAA
- a CDS encoding aspartate aminotransferase family protein, whose translation MDNLDGSILDAPKIHVTPPGPKSQEILKIQEEMETSALNYPKYFNIAIKEGKGSTIIDADDNVYIDWFAGVAVVNLGHRNPEIVNALKEQVDKFWHYMEIPSEVRINFLKEIRSTFNFNSKILFTTTGADAVEAAVKIARWNTGKRLILSFDNAYHGITAGTLGFTTFTKKFQPYYDNNVITVPYPYEYRCPFKDCLNEVLSLVDYEVKNHDVAGILVEPIQGEGGYIVPPKGFLKGLREIADKYDSLLIVDEIQSGVGRTGKMWAYEWEGITPDIVTVAKGIGEGIPISLVAYRKELDKIPQAFHLGTYRGNPLGLAIGKATIDFIKKHNILDRVTSLGEYARKRFEEIMEDYKGSFDVRGLGFMIGIEFSDEKKNPASEFTLKMIKNLLKNGVIMYKAGTYNNVLRFMSPLTIPRELLDNGLEIFEKVIENKFTSF comes from the coding sequence ATGGATAACTTGGACGGAAGTATTTTGGATGCTCCTAAAATACACGTTACTCCTCCAGGACCTAAATCTCAAGAAATATTGAAAATTCAGGAGGAAATGGAGACTTCAGCGTTAAATTATCCTAAATATTTTAACATAGCAATAAAGGAAGGTAAAGGTTCAACGATTATTGATGCAGATGACAACGTTTACATAGACTGGTTTGCAGGAGTTGCAGTAGTTAATCTAGGTCATAGGAATCCAGAGATAGTAAATGCATTAAAGGAGCAGGTAGATAAATTCTGGCATTACATGGAAATACCTTCGGAAGTTAGAATAAATTTCTTAAAAGAGATAAGGAGTACTTTCAACTTTAACTCAAAGATTCTATTTACAACGACAGGAGCAGACGCTGTTGAGGCTGCAGTTAAGATAGCAAGGTGGAATACTGGAAAGAGGCTTATCTTGTCCTTTGATAACGCATACCACGGAATAACTGCAGGTACTTTAGGTTTTACAACATTTACTAAAAAGTTCCAACCTTATTACGATAATAATGTAATAACAGTCCCATATCCTTACGAATATAGGTGCCCCTTCAAGGACTGTCTTAATGAGGTTTTATCCTTAGTAGATTATGAAGTAAAGAACCACGACGTTGCAGGAATTTTAGTTGAACCCATACAAGGTGAGGGTGGTTACATTGTTCCTCCTAAAGGCTTTTTAAAGGGATTAAGGGAGATAGCTGATAAATACGACTCATTGCTAATAGTTGATGAAATACAGTCTGGAGTGGGAAGAACTGGAAAGATGTGGGCTTATGAATGGGAAGGAATTACTCCTGACATAGTTACAGTAGCTAAAGGCATAGGCGAAGGAATACCTATTTCTTTAGTAGCTTACAGGAAAGAGCTTGATAAAATTCCTCAAGCTTTTCACTTAGGTACTTATAGGGGGAATCCTTTAGGTTTGGCTATAGGTAAGGCTACAATAGATTTTATTAAAAAACATAATATATTAGATAGGGTAACGTCTTTAGGAGAATATGCAAGGAAGAGGTTTGAGGAAATAATGGAGGATTACAAGGGGTCATTCGACGTTAGAGGTTTGGGATTTATGATAGGAATAGAGTTTTCTGATGAGAAAAAGAATCCAGCGAGTGAATTTACTCTAAAAATGATTAAAAACTTGCTTAAGAATGGAGTAATAATGTATAAGGCTGGGACATATAATAATGTTTTAAGGTTTATGTCTCCACTTACTATACCTAGAGAACTTCTTGACAATGGGTTAGAAATATTCGAGAAAGTGATAGAAAATAAGTTCACATCTTTTTAG
- the speB gene encoding agmatinase, whose product MRQMDSLKSPRFTQVSTFARLPICEDLSGVKAIFLGIPFDDATTYRPGARFGPMGIRQGSRLLRPYNQFLDVYPFDTLNMCDAGDVNVIPGYIDDTFKIIEEDLNKIHSTVPFIAGGDHSITLPVLRAMYKKYGKINLVHLDSHYDFWDSYWGKKYTHGTWLRRALEEGLLNEVVQMGIRGSLYSREDVEDSKRLKIKSYTIRDLKYRLEEVKKEFPSGKTYVSIDIDVVDPAFAPGTGTPEVGGLTSFEILEVVRSFNFDIVGFDVVEVSPPYDVSEITTMLAANVLYEGASVLAKKM is encoded by the coding sequence ATGAGGCAGATGGATTCCCTCAAGTCTCCAAGGTTTACTCAAGTATCAACTTTTGCAAGGTTACCAATATGTGAAGACCTAAGCGGAGTTAAGGCAATATTTTTAGGAATACCTTTTGACGACGCGACTACTTATAGGCCTGGAGCTAGATTTGGGCCTATGGGAATAAGGCAGGGATCCAGACTTTTAAGACCTTATAACCAATTTTTAGATGTATATCCTTTCGACACGCTTAATATGTGTGATGCAGGAGACGTGAACGTGATTCCCGGATATATAGATGATACTTTTAAAATAATAGAGGAAGATCTAAATAAAATTCACAGTACAGTTCCTTTTATTGCAGGAGGAGACCATTCTATAACCCTTCCAGTATTAAGGGCAATGTATAAAAAATACGGTAAAATAAACCTTGTCCACTTAGATTCTCATTACGATTTCTGGGACTCTTACTGGGGTAAAAAATATACTCACGGAACTTGGTTAAGAAGAGCCTTAGAAGAAGGATTATTAAACGAAGTAGTTCAAATGGGAATTAGAGGTTCATTATATTCAAGGGAAGATGTTGAGGACTCAAAGAGGTTAAAAATTAAGAGCTACACAATAAGGGATTTAAAATATAGACTTGAGGAAGTTAAGAAAGAGTTTCCATCAGGAAAGACCTACGTTTCAATAGATATAGACGTAGTTGATCCCGCATTTGCTCCAGGAACTGGGACACCGGAAGTTGGGGGATTAACTAGTTTCGAAATCTTAGAAGTAGTGAGGAGTTTTAATTTTGATATAGTAGGCTTTGACGTTGTTGAAGTTTCTCCACCTTACGACGTAAGCGAAATAACCACAATGCTTGCGGCAAATGTCCTATACGAAGGGGCAAGCGTATTAGCTAAAAAGATGTGA
- a CDS encoding aspartate aminotransferase family protein, whose translation MLSLYTAKTPKSKVLFEENKKYMPYGVSSNYRYFDPYPLYLTKGKGSRVWDIDGNEYIDFNLGFGVLEVGHANERIAEETEKAIRDGSILGFEYYKTGKLAKTISQRYNLDMVRFSSTGTEATMHAIRFARAYTKRKKIIKFEGHYHGSHDQLLVNVNPLKPGNKVPSSLGIPEEVIANTIVTDWNNIESFEKVAKEDVAAVIMEPVAMNMGLIPTDEEFLKTVFELSKERGFLVIFDETKTGGKFYSGALGYFNVKPDLVILGKAIAGGLPLSVIGGKREIMELLGPGKVAHGGTFNANPLSVRASIVTLTEILTQSAFYYMHRLSEMLERGYIEIAEDLGVELSVYRWGPSGSVYFSPKVPKDYKEFISLDFSPWFTYFYTTLVNGVIPMGGFNEEWTVSIKHTEEDIRKHLEAAEEGIRKAKEVKTNMPIDESF comes from the coding sequence ATGCTGAGTCTTTACACTGCCAAGACACCTAAATCTAAGGTTCTCTTTGAAGAGAATAAAAAGTACATGCCTTACGGAGTAAGCAGTAATTATAGGTATTTCGACCCTTACCCCTTATATTTAACTAAAGGTAAAGGGAGTAGGGTTTGGGACATTGATGGGAACGAGTACATAGACTTTAACTTAGGCTTCGGAGTACTGGAAGTAGGTCATGCAAACGAGCGAATAGCAGAAGAAACAGAAAAGGCAATAAGGGACGGTTCAATCCTAGGATTTGAATACTACAAAACAGGGAAGCTTGCAAAAACGATATCCCAACGATACAATCTAGATATGGTTAGGTTTTCTTCCACAGGAACTGAAGCAACCATGCACGCGATAAGGTTTGCTAGAGCTTACACAAAACGAAAGAAGATAATAAAATTCGAAGGACATTACCACGGAAGTCATGATCAGCTTTTAGTTAACGTAAATCCGTTAAAGCCAGGGAATAAAGTTCCGTCATCACTAGGAATCCCTGAGGAAGTGATAGCAAATACTATAGTTACTGATTGGAATAATATAGAAAGCTTTGAAAAAGTAGCTAAAGAAGATGTGGCGGCTGTCATTATGGAACCGGTAGCAATGAACATGGGCTTGATTCCTACAGATGAAGAATTCCTTAAGACAGTATTTGAACTTTCTAAAGAAAGAGGATTCCTAGTAATATTTGATGAGACGAAGACCGGAGGTAAATTCTATTCTGGAGCTTTAGGTTACTTCAACGTTAAGCCCGATTTAGTAATACTAGGTAAAGCAATAGCTGGAGGTTTACCTTTATCTGTAATAGGAGGAAAGAGAGAGATAATGGAATTATTAGGTCCAGGAAAAGTAGCTCACGGCGGAACTTTTAACGCAAATCCGCTCTCTGTTAGAGCTTCAATAGTTACTTTAACTGAAATACTTACACAATCAGCGTTCTATTACATGCACAGATTAAGCGAAATGCTTGAAAGAGGTTACATAGAGATCGCAGAAGATCTAGGAGTTGAACTGAGCGTCTATAGGTGGGGACCGAGCGGTTCAGTATACTTCAGTCCCAAAGTGCCTAAAGATTATAAGGAGTTCATAAGCCTAGACTTCAGTCCTTGGTTTACTTACTTCTACACTACCTTAGTAAACGGTGTAATACCAATGGGAGGATTTAATGAGGAATGGACAGTATCTATTAAACATACTGAAGAAGATATTAGAAAGCATTTAGAGGCGGCAGAAGAGGGAATAAGGAAAGCTAAAGAGGTAAAAACTAATATGCCCATAGATGAATCCTTCTAG